One genomic region from Gossypium hirsutum isolate 1008001.06 chromosome D13, Gossypium_hirsutum_v2.1, whole genome shotgun sequence encodes:
- the LOC121225555 gene encoding dolichyl-diphosphooligosaccharide--protein glycosyltransferase subunit 4A isoform X1 — protein sequence MVVQMIDDEQLGFLANFLGIFIFALVIAYHYVMADPKYEGN from the exons ATGGTGGTACAG ATGATTGATGATGAACAACTGGGGTTTCTCGCCAATTTTCTCGGCATTTTTATATTCGCGTTGGTAATTGCTTACCATTACGTGATGGCTGACCCAAAATATGAAGGAAACTGA
- the LOC121225555 gene encoding dolichyl-diphosphooligosaccharide--protein glycosyltransferase subunit 4A isoform X2, which produces MIDDEQLGFLANFLGIFIFALVIAYHYVMADPKYEGN; this is translated from the coding sequence ATGATTGATGATGAACAACTGGGGTTTCTCGCCAATTTTCTCGGCATTTTTATATTCGCGTTGGTAATTGCTTACCATTACGTGATGGCTGACCCAAAATATGAAGGAAACTGA
- the LOC107886196 gene encoding transcription factor bHLH114 isoform X2: MRKAAHLSPLSSQFYNIGNSEAQMPYLDVLMQMESKGNVNGDAFSMEPKIFYNDNQIRDGAFAIPYQSHFNSNFLQDYEYGSSNFDNNFQQSMSLSSKLAIPYLESESIQNGRKREIEFNNDPNTALDERNKNKRKKLLTSFEQSHRSSQERTEIKDFRLNMPVRRSQKLSDKITALQKLVSPYGKTDTASVLQEASLYIKLLQEQIQMLSSSYKSLRAIHPQIGKKQQDLKSRGLCLVPISFTQRVAKEEQSSLEILNNM; the protein is encoded by the exons ATGAGGAAAGCAGCTCATCTTTCACCATTGTCATCACAGTTCTACAACATTG gAAACAGTGAAGCTCAAATGCCTTACTTGGATGTCCTTATGCAGATGGAAAGCAAAGG AAATGTGAATGGAGATGCCTTTTCTATGGAACCCAAAATATTCTACAATGACAACCAAATAAGAGATGGGGCCTTTGCTATTCCTTACCAATCCCATTTTAACTCTAATTTCTTACAAG ATTACGAGTATGGTAGCTCCAATTTTGACAACAATTTTCAGCAATCTATGTCACTTAGCAGCAAGCTAGCAATTCCATATCTTGAATCG GAAAGCATTCAAAATGGAAGGAAACGTGAGATTGAGTTTAATAATGACCCAAATACAGCATTGGATGAGAGGAACAAGAACAAGAGGAAGAAATTATTAACCTCCTTTGAGCAATCTCATAGAAGCAGTCAAGAAAGGACAGAAATCAAGGATTTCAGG TTGAATATGCCAGTGAGGAGAAGCCAAAAGCTAAGTGACAAAATCACAGCTCTTCAAAAGTTGGTATCCCCCTATGGAAAg ACTGATACTGCTTCAGTCCTTCAAGAGGCTTCTCTTTATATCAAACTTCTCCAAGAACAAATTCAGATGCTGAGCAGCTCATATAAGAGTCTTAGAGCTATTCATCCACAG ATTGGAAAGAAGCAACAAGATCTAAAAAGTAGAGGACTTTGCTTGGTTCCCATTTCATTTACCCAAAGAGTGGCAAAAGAAGAACAATCATCCttggaaattttaaataatatgtaa
- the LOC121225559 gene encoding actin-depolymerizing factor 4 translates to MANAASGMAVHDDCKLKFLELKAKRTYRFIVFKIEEKQKQVVVEKVGKPTDSYEAFTASLPADECRYAVYDFDFVTDENCQKSRIFFIAWSPDTSKVRSKMIYASSKDRFKRELDGIQVELQATDPSEMDLDVIKSRAN, encoded by the exons ATG GCAAACGCAGCTTCAGGAATGGCTGTGCATGATGATTGCAAGCTGAAGTTTTTAGAACTGAAGGCTAAAAGGACTTACCGCTTCATAGTTTTCAAGATCGAAGAAAAACAAAAGCAAGTTGTTGTGGAAAAGGTTGGTAAACCTACTGATAGTTATGAGGCTTTCACTGCTAGCCTTCCAGCCGATGAGTGTCGATATGCTGTGTATGACTTTGATTTTGTGACCGATGAGAACTGCCAGAAGAGCAGAATTTTTTTCATTGCCTG GTCTCCTGATACATCAAAAGTAAGAAGCAAGATGATCTATGCGAGCTCAAAGGACAGGTTCAAAAGGGAATTGGACGGTATCCAGGTAGAGTTGCAAGCTACCGATCCTTCCGAGATGGATCTCGATGTCATAAAGAGCCGTGCCAATTGA
- the LOC121225558 gene encoding ACT domain-containing protein ACR9, translating to MGIPNDDVVLIQLPKDPSEPTIVTVNCPDKPGLGCDICRTLLEFGLSITRADFSTDGRWCYMVFWLVPNVSNSCEIDWESLKNRLVSMCPSCLVPFFSFNYQQGGDGNGSTTHPLIYLLKLCCLDRKGLLHDVTRILSELQFTIQRVKVMTTPDERVMYLVFITDGMELLHTKERRDDTREHLISVLKNYCISCELQLAGPEYENLKALPSLPPAVAEELFTYELAGKEASSKELKSDMMTLKKATVTVDNLLSPAHTLLQIQCVDQKGLFYDILRTSKDFDFQIAYGRFSSNAKSYRSLDLFIRQANGNKIVDPKHLNALCSRLQEEMLQPFRVIVVNRGPDTELLVANPVESSGKGRPRVFYDVTLALKMLGICIFLAEIGRHSTCDRQWEVYRFLLDDSHEFPLTSCRARNQLVDKVRRTLMGW from the exons ATGGGTATTCCAAATGACGACGTCGTTTTAATCCAATTACCCAAAGACCCATCGGAACCCACCATCGTCACCGTCAATTGCCCCGATAAGCCCGGTCTCGGCTGTGATATTTGCCGTACCCTTCTCGAATTCGGACTTTCAATCACCAGAGCAG ATTTTTCGACGGATGGAAGATGGTGTTACATGGTGTTTTGGTTGGTTCCAAATGTTTCGAATTCATGTGAAATTGATTGGGAAAGCTTGAAGAATAGGCTTGTTTCGATGTGCCCTTCGTGTTTGGTtccatttttttcctttaattatcAGCAAGGAGGAGATGGAAATGGAAGCACAACCCATCCTCTGATTTATTTGTTGAAACTTTGTTGCTTGGACCGCAAGGGATTACTTCATG ATGTTACAAGGATACTGTCGGAGCTCCAGTTTACAATTCAAAGAGTGAAAGTTATGACAACGCCGGATGAAAGAGTTATGTACTTGGTTTTCATCACGGATGGAAT GGAACTCTTACATACAAAAGAGAGACGAGATGACACAAGGGAGCATCTAATTTCTGTTTTGAAGAATTATTGCATCAGCTGTGAGCTTCAGTTGGCAGGGCCAGAATATGAGAATCTGAAGGCCTTGCCTTCTCTCCCTCCTGCAGTAGCAGAAGAGTTATTTACCTACGAGTTGGCTGGCAAAGAAGCTAGCTCAAAGGAACTCAAATCGGATATGATGACACTGAAGAAGGCCACTGTTACTGTAGATAATCTATTGAGCCCTGCTCATACATTGCTTCAAATACAATGTGTTGATCAGAAAGGACTCTTTTATGACATTTTGAGGACTTCAAAGGACTTTGATTTTCAG ATTGCTTATGGTAGATTCTCTTCAAATGCGAAAAGCTACCGCAGTTTGGACCTTTTTATTCGGCAAGCAAATGGAAACAAAATTGTTGATCCCAAGCATCTGAATGCTTTATGTTCTCGTTTACAAGAGGAGATGCTTCAACCTTTTCGAGTGATTGTTGTCAATCGAGGCCCTGATACTGAACTCTTGGTTGCTAACCCTGTCGAGTCATCTGGAAAGGGAAGGCCTCGAGTTTTCTATGATGTTACATTGGCTCTTAAAATGCTAGGGATATGCATTTTCTTG GCTGAAATTGGAAGGCATTCGACTTGTGATCGCCAGTGGGAAGTCTACAGATTTCTTTTGGATGACAGCCATGAATTCCCATTAACAAGCTGTCGAGCTCGAAATCAGCTTGTGGACAAAGTAAGAAGAACATTGATGGGCTGGTGA
- the LOC107886196 gene encoding transcription factor bHLH114 isoform X1, whose protein sequence is MRKAAHLSPLSSQFYNIGNSEAQMPYLDVLMQMESKGNVNGDAFSMEPKIFYNDNQIRDGAFAIPYQSHFNSNFLQDYEYGSSNFDNNFQQSMSLSSKLAIPYLESESIQNGRKREIEFNNDPNTALDERNKNKRKKLLTSFEQSHRSSQERTEIKDFRLNMPVRRSQKLSDKITALQKLVSPYGKTDTASVLQEASLYIKLLQEQIQMLSSSYKSLRAIHPQEIGKKQQDLKSRGLCLVPISFTQRVAKEEQSSLEILNNM, encoded by the exons ATGAGGAAAGCAGCTCATCTTTCACCATTGTCATCACAGTTCTACAACATTG gAAACAGTGAAGCTCAAATGCCTTACTTGGATGTCCTTATGCAGATGGAAAGCAAAGG AAATGTGAATGGAGATGCCTTTTCTATGGAACCCAAAATATTCTACAATGACAACCAAATAAGAGATGGGGCCTTTGCTATTCCTTACCAATCCCATTTTAACTCTAATTTCTTACAAG ATTACGAGTATGGTAGCTCCAATTTTGACAACAATTTTCAGCAATCTATGTCACTTAGCAGCAAGCTAGCAATTCCATATCTTGAATCG GAAAGCATTCAAAATGGAAGGAAACGTGAGATTGAGTTTAATAATGACCCAAATACAGCATTGGATGAGAGGAACAAGAACAAGAGGAAGAAATTATTAACCTCCTTTGAGCAATCTCATAGAAGCAGTCAAGAAAGGACAGAAATCAAGGATTTCAGG TTGAATATGCCAGTGAGGAGAAGCCAAAAGCTAAGTGACAAAATCACAGCTCTTCAAAAGTTGGTATCCCCCTATGGAAAg ACTGATACTGCTTCAGTCCTTCAAGAGGCTTCTCTTTATATCAAACTTCTCCAAGAACAAATTCAGATGCTGAGCAGCTCATATAAGAGTCTTAGAGCTATTCATCCACAG GAGATTGGAAAGAAGCAACAAGATCTAAAAAGTAGAGGACTTTGCTTGGTTCCCATTTCATTTACCCAAAGAGTGGCAAAAGAAGAACAATCATCCttggaaattttaaataatatgtaa